The genomic window TCGTAATGCTGAGTATTTGCCTCCTGGGTATTGAGGGCGATGGGCGAAGAACGCAGCTCCTCAAGCAGGTCCTCCAAACGGCGACGTTGGACGGCTTTTCCACCCAATGCTTCGACACGCAGCTTGCGCGCATTCAAATGACGGATGGCCGGACGCAAGACACAATCCGGAATCAATTCACGTGCAATTAATTCTTCATAGAGAGGCATCTCAAGACACTCCTTTCTTCTTGAACCAGGGCACAAAGGGGCTCGTGCTCCGCTGATACTGCCGATAGCCCTCGCCCTTGGTCTTGAGGGCCTGGGCCTCGGTCGCCGGAATCCCAGTCACATTAAAGAGGAAGTGCAACATCGCAACCGGGCAAACCAATGCAACCCAACCATAAGGAGAAGGGAGTGCCGCTAGGGACACAGCCACCCAAATCAACCATTCGAAGAAATAATTCGGATGCCGGCTATAGTTCCATAGCCCCGCCCGGCAGACTTGACCGCGATTGGCCGGATCTTTCTTGAATCTGTGAAGCTGAAAATCCGCCAGGGTCTCGCCGAAAAGTGCAACGGCCCAGACCCCTATCCCCAAAATCTCCAAGGCACCGCAACCCGCCCTGGGGTCCACGCTCATCAGAAGCGCAGGCAAACTGAAAAGCAAAGCTGCCAGACCCTGAAATTGAAAGAACAGAAACATCCGGAGTTCAGCCTTCTTACCCCATTTATCCCGCAATTGCGTATAGCGCGGATCTTCTTCGTGTTTGCCGCGGATGCGCGTCCAGTAGAGAAAGGCAGCCAAACGAAGACCCCAAAACCCAATCAGGCCCGCGATCAACAAACGGCGCATTGGATCTCCGTCTCCGGTCAGCGCGTACATCCAGGTAATGAGCGCGATGCTTAAACTCCACACCCCATCCACGATACCGGCATTTTTCTGCCTGTAGGAGATGTACCAAATCACAGACATCAACCCAAAGGCGAGAAGAAACCCTGCACCCAAGAGTTCCCAGATCATCCGTTCATTCTCCTGCCACGACCCAACAGCTGTTCTCTGAGTTTAGGGTGGATAGGACGCTCGCCAAGCCATATTCCAAAGTAAGCGGCCGCAAAATCATCCCCGGGAATCTCTGTCTTCAGATCTCCATTCAAGAGCAGCCGGGTACCCCGCCCGGGCGCATACTCCAGCTCATACACATCCCCTTTTTGAACCGATTCATAGCAGGCAGCCATCTGTTCCACACGCGCTGCAATGGAGTTAAAATCTACGGCCGGATTACTCTTCAAGTTTTTCTGCGCCGCATTAACAATGACATGGCGGTCAATGGCCCGGTGATAGCGAATACTCAACACCTTTGGGATCGCAGCCAAGATATCCTCTCCTTGCTCCGTCTCTCCGGTATACAGGGCTGCGGTGTAGACCTGCATACCGAGAAATTTTAAAGTACCCTCCCCTCGTAGCGGCAACCCGGCCCCTGCAAAAGCCGGAGCCAATCCCAGAGACAAACTGACCAAAAACAACACCATCAAGCTCGCCAGGATCCCTTTGGGCGGGCTACGCAAATCCCAAACAATGCGCATCCAGGAAAGCCCTTTTAAGATGGTGTGCGTCAAATCGATCTCCCACCAGTAAAAACCCTGGCGCTCGGAACCTGGGTAACGGTGGTGGTTGTTGTGCCAGCCTTCGCCCATGGTCAGCAGTGCGACCCAAAGGTTGTTCCGGCTCAGGTCCGGTGTATCAAAGCGCCGGCTGCCAAAGATATGGGCCACTGAATTGACCATGAAAGTACAGTGATACAGAACAATTGTACTCAGCACAAAACCCCAGATCAGTAGCTGGGCCCCATTCGTCCCGAGTTCAGGGCGGGTTGCTTCCAGAAAGACACCGAAAGCAAACAACAGCGCGGCCAAGGCCAGCGGAACCGCATAGGGATGACGATTGAGCCACACAAGTTCTGAAAACTTGGCCAAATCCGGCACACGGCTCTCGATATTTTCGGGATAGAATCGGCGCCTCACA from Candidatus Omnitrophota bacterium includes these protein-coding regions:
- a CDS encoding chalcone isomerase family protein, whose amino-acid sequence is MNATSVALDPIDYRGAVPFFLLHLACLAVFWVGVSPVALGVFLATLVLRMFGLTAGYHRYFSHRSYKTSRAFQMVLALLGVASLQMGPLWWAAHHRHHHRNADTDQDIHSPKEGFWWSHMGWIVRRRFYPENIESRVPDLAKFSELVWLNRHPYAVPLALAALLFAFGVFLEATRPELGTNGAQLLIWGFVLSTIVLYHCTFMVNSVAHIFGSRRFDTPDLSRNNLWVALLTMGEGWHNNHHRYPGSERQGFYWWEIDLTHTILKGLSWMRIVWDLRSPPKGILASLMVLFLVSLSLGLAPAFAGAGLPLRGEGTLKFLGMQVYTAALYTGETEQGEDILAAIPKVLSIRYHRAIDRHVIVNAAQKNLKSNPAVDFNSIAARVEQMAACYESVQKGDVYELEYAPGRGTRLLLNGDLKTEIPGDDFAAAYFGIWLGERPIHPKLREQLLGRGRRMNG
- a CDS encoding DUF1295 domain-containing protein; this encodes MIWELLGAGFLLAFGLMSVIWYISYRQKNAGIVDGVWSLSIALITWMYALTGDGDPMRRLLIAGLIGFWGLRLAAFLYWTRIRGKHEEDPRYTQLRDKWGKKAELRMFLFFQFQGLAALLFSLPALLMSVDPRAGCGALEILGIGVWAVALFGETLADFQLHRFKKDPANRGQVCRAGLWNYSRHPNYFFEWLIWVAVSLAALPSPYGWVALVCPVAMLHFLFNVTGIPATEAQALKTKGEGYRQYQRSTSPFVPWFKKKGVS